One stretch of Actinacidiphila sp. DG2A-62 DNA includes these proteins:
- a CDS encoding HpcH/HpaI aldolase/citrate lyase family protein, whose protein sequence is MRNLEGFEAEARQARQLGFDGKTLIHPAQVEPCNRVFAPAAEDVERSRRIIAAFEEATSQGRGVVTVDGRMIENLHVEEARRVLALAEAVRGR, encoded by the coding sequence GTGCGCAATCTGGAAGGTTTCGAGGCCGAGGCCCGCCAGGCGCGGCAGCTCGGCTTCGACGGCAAGACGCTGATCCACCCCGCGCAGGTGGAACCCTGCAACCGCGTCTTCGCGCCGGCCGCCGAGGACGTCGAGCGCTCCCGCCGGATCATCGCCGCGTTCGAAGAGGCCACGTCACAGGGGCGCGGGGTGGTCACCGTGGACGGCAGGATGATCGAGAACCTGCACGTGGAGGAGGCCCGCCGGGTGCTCGCCCTGGCCGAGGCCGTCCGGGGGCGCTGA
- a CDS encoding acyl-CoA carboxylase subunit beta gives MTTSQEVSAPATEPATDARGRVAELHAIRAEVRRGPSEKATAAQKAKGKLTARERIELLLDEGTFHEVEPLRRHRATGFGLEAKRPYTDGVVTGWGLVHGRTVFVYAHDFRIFGGALGEAHATKIHKIMDMAISAGAPLISLNDGAGARIQEGVSALAGYGGIFQRNTRASGVIPQISVMLGPCAGGAAYSPALTDFVFMVRETSQMFITGPDVVKAVTGEEITQNGLGGADVHAATSGVAHFAYDDEQTCLEEVRYLLSLLPQNNRENPPAVESADPVDRRSDVLLDLVPADGNRSYDMHKVIEEIVDEGEYLEVHERWATNIICALTRLDGQVVGIIANQPASLAGVLDIEASEKAARFVQMCDAFNIPIVTLLDVPGFLPGVAQEHGGIIRHGAKLLYAYCNATVPRISLILRKAYGGAYIVMDSQSIGADLTYAWPTNEIAVMGAEGAANVIFRRQIAEADDPDVMRAHMVKEYKSELMHPYYAAERGLVDDVIDPSETREVLISSLAMLRTKHADLPSRKHGNPPQ, from the coding sequence ATGACCACATCGCAAGAGGTGTCCGCGCCGGCGACCGAACCGGCGACCGACGCCCGGGGACGCGTCGCCGAGCTCCACGCCATCCGCGCGGAGGTCAGGCGCGGGCCGAGCGAGAAGGCGACCGCGGCCCAGAAGGCCAAGGGGAAGCTGACCGCCCGCGAGCGCATCGAGCTGCTGCTGGACGAGGGCACCTTCCACGAGGTGGAGCCGCTGCGACGGCACCGGGCCACCGGCTTCGGCCTGGAGGCCAAGCGCCCCTACACCGACGGCGTCGTCACCGGCTGGGGCCTGGTCCACGGCCGCACGGTCTTCGTCTACGCCCATGACTTCCGGATCTTCGGCGGCGCCCTCGGCGAGGCCCACGCCACCAAGATCCACAAGATCATGGACATGGCCATCTCGGCCGGCGCCCCGCTGATCTCCCTCAACGACGGCGCGGGCGCCCGCATCCAGGAGGGCGTCTCCGCGCTCGCCGGGTACGGCGGCATCTTCCAGCGCAACACCCGGGCCTCCGGGGTCATCCCGCAGATCAGCGTGATGCTCGGCCCCTGCGCGGGCGGCGCGGCCTACTCGCCGGCGCTCACCGACTTCGTCTTCATGGTCCGCGAGACCTCGCAGATGTTCATCACCGGTCCCGACGTGGTCAAGGCGGTCACCGGCGAGGAGATCACCCAGAACGGCCTGGGCGGCGCCGACGTGCACGCCGCCACCTCGGGCGTCGCGCACTTCGCCTACGACGACGAGCAGACCTGCCTGGAAGAGGTCCGCTACCTGCTCTCGCTGCTGCCGCAGAACAACCGCGAGAACCCGCCCGCGGTCGAGTCCGCCGACCCGGTCGACCGCCGCTCCGACGTGCTGCTCGACCTGGTGCCCGCCGACGGCAACCGCTCGTACGACATGCACAAGGTCATCGAGGAGATCGTCGACGAGGGCGAGTACCTGGAGGTCCACGAGCGCTGGGCCACCAACATCATCTGCGCGCTGACCCGGCTCGACGGCCAGGTGGTCGGCATCATCGCCAACCAGCCGGCCTCGCTGGCGGGCGTGCTGGACATCGAGGCGTCCGAGAAGGCCGCCCGCTTCGTCCAGATGTGCGACGCGTTCAACATCCCGATCGTCACGCTGCTGGACGTGCCCGGCTTCCTGCCCGGCGTCGCCCAGGAGCACGGCGGCATCATCCGGCACGGCGCCAAGCTGCTGTACGCGTACTGCAACGCCACCGTCCCGCGGATCTCGCTGATCCTGCGCAAGGCCTACGGCGGCGCGTACATCGTCATGGACAGCCAGTCCATCGGCGCCGACCTGACCTACGCCTGGCCGACCAACGAGATCGCGGTGATGGGCGCCGAGGGCGCCGCCAACGTGATCTTCCGCCGCCAGATCGCCGAGGCCGACGACCCCGACGTGATGCGCGCGCACATGGTCAAGGAGTACAAGTCCGAGCTGATGCACCCCTACTACGCCGCCGAGCGCGGCCTGGTGGACGACGTCATCGACCCGTCGGAGACCCGCGAGGTGCTCATCTCCTCGCTGGCGATGCTCCGCACCAAGCACGCGGACCTGCCGTCGCGCAAGCACGGCAACCCCCCGCAGTGA